ATGGGAACATGATTGGAGTAGCCGAAATCCTGGTTATAGACCTGGATACAGTAACTGATGGGCTTGAGTTGTTCCCATATTGTGAGAAATATAGTTGTGTTATGTTAGGCCAGATAGTGTCTCTCCTACTGAAGCATAAATTGGTAAGAGGGATATGTGTTAATGTGTGCAACCAGAGGGGTGGATTCTGGTGGGCGTTTATCATGCTTTTCTGGCTTCCCAAATTCTGTAACCCTTCTAAAGCTTAGGTAATTTCCTACCTCATAATTTTGGTTGAGAAAAAAAGCCAACTTCTTTCTCCATAACAGGAACACCCTGAATAGTTATCTCCCAAGTTCTGACCCAGGGGTTAGATCCTTATACTTTGTCATCATTGTTGGGTCCACAGGGACCAGGAAATAGATGGGACAATTATTTTCCACTTGTCTCTGATGAGGCTTTCAGGGAATCTGGTCCCAGTGGCCATGGAAGCCACTGTAAATACCTGTTTCTAATTCCCCTAAACAtccttctctgtgcagagggCTTAGACAATGAATTCTGCTTCTCACTCACTCAGTATCTACCAATATTTCCAATACTTTCCAAaccttataataaaaaagaacattggTTGGTTCCTCAGAGGTGAAGAAACCTTGCTATCCACAGTACCAACTTCTTCTAGGTAAGATTAtaacaggatatatatatatatatatatatatatatatatatatatatatacatatacatacatatacacacacacatatatattttttactaatGAGTGAAGTTATTTATATGTATAGTTACTAATGAGGGAGGTTCTTTGAAGAACCTCCTTTGTTAAATCTTCCAGATGCAGGGAATAATAGAGTCCTGAATCCATCACCTGGAGCTTGAGATACACTGATAATAATCAACTGTTTTACTTGTCTCTGTAAGCTACTAAGAAGTGGGAGAAAGCCTGGGAATGTTAAAAGAGACATACATACATAGAGACATACATGGCAGAGAAGGGCTTtgtttgtgtctgtgtttgtttttatatttgacaaaattttaaagattagtCCAGTGGGACCACCGTCATCTAGGACTGGGAGTTGGAAGTTGAAGGTGTAGAGACTAGGGGTGGATCCTGACTGAGCAATTCTAATACAGGTTTCATTAACATGACCGTGTGGGTGGAGCTTGGATTGTTGTATCCAGAGCCATAGCTTCTAGGTTTCTGAgctctgcttctgttccctgcATCTGCATCTAGCTCATGAGAGGGACAAACCAGTCCAGTGTTTCTGAGTTCCTCCTCCTTGGGCTCTCCAGGCaaccccagcagcagcagctcctcTTTGTACTCTTCCTGAGCATGTACCTGGCCACGGTCCTGGGAAACCTGCTCATCCTCCTGGTCATTGGCGTGGACTCCCGCCTTCACatccccatgtacttcttcctcagcAACCTGTCCTTTGTGGACATCTGCTTCTCCTCTACCACTATCCCCAAGATGCTGGCCAACTACATACTCGGGACTCAGACCATCTCCTTTTCTGGGTGTCTCACACAGATGTATTTTGTATTCATGTTCGTGGACATGGACAATTTCCTCCTGGCTgtgatggcctatgaccgctTTGTTGCCATATGCTCCCCCTTACACTACTCAACAAAGATGACCCACCAGCTCTGTGCCCTGCTGGTTGCTGGGTCATGGGTCATTGCCAACCTGAATGTTCTATTGCATACCCT
The sequence above is drawn from the Neomonachus schauinslandi chromosome 5, ASM220157v2, whole genome shotgun sequence genome and encodes:
- the LOC110587811 gene encoding LOW QUALITY PROTEIN: olfactory receptor 1F1-like (The sequence of the model RefSeq protein was modified relative to this genomic sequence to represent the inferred CDS: inserted 1 base in 1 codon; substituted 1 base at 1 genomic stop codon), translating into MRGTNQSSVSEFLLLGLSRQPQQQQLLFVLFLSMYLATVLGNLLILLVIGVDSRLHIPMYFFLSNLSFVDICFSSTTIPKMLANYILGTQTISFSGCLTQMYFVFMFVDMDNFLLAVMAYDRFVAICSPLHYSTKMTHQLCALLVAGSWVIANLNVLLHTLLMARLSFCADNAIPHFFCDVTPLLKLSCSDTHLNXMMILFEAGLIMMAPFICILASYVRITSAVLRVLSTKGKWKAFSTVAXHLAMVSLFYGTIIAVYFNPLSSHLAETDIAAAVMFTVVTPMLNPFIYSLRNKDIKGLLEKWLL